From the Nocardiopsis changdeensis genome, one window contains:
- a CDS encoding GNAT family N-acetyltransferase: MQIDFVAWDDPDATALRAGQRAEIAQRYGTPDSEPGTPPSASDIAVFALARAADGTAVACGGLRDLGPDEGGEVKRMYVLPGHRGSGAAPRLLAALEEWARDRGWKRLRLETGDRQPDAVRFYTKSGYTPVEPFGAYAGEPSSLCFGKTL; this comes from the coding sequence ATGCAGATCGACTTCGTGGCCTGGGACGATCCCGACGCCACCGCTCTCCGGGCCGGGCAGCGCGCCGAGATCGCCCAACGGTACGGGACCCCCGACTCCGAGCCCGGCACGCCCCCGTCGGCGTCCGACATCGCCGTGTTCGCGCTGGCCCGGGCCGCCGACGGCACCGCGGTGGCCTGCGGGGGCCTGCGCGACCTGGGGCCGGACGAGGGCGGCGAGGTCAAGCGGATGTACGTGCTGCCCGGGCACCGGGGGTCGGGGGCGGCCCCGCGGCTGCTGGCCGCCCTGGAGGAATGGGCGCGCGACCGGGGGTGGAAGCGGCTCCGGCTGGAGACCGGCGACCGCCAGCCCGACGCGGTGCGGTTCTACACCAAGTCCGGCTACACCCCGGTGGAGCCCTTCGGCGCCTACGCCGGCGAGCCCTCGTCGCTGTGCTTCGGCAAGACCCTGTAG
- a CDS encoding isochorismate synthase, with the protein MNAAVCPPKLFVRTVPLRGGADSLVRRLPAGAPLAWLTGDDGLVGWGRAAHWSPDAEPAGTEPTDTTRFTEAARWLNGVLERAVVEDEVGLPGTGAVAFGTFTFAPTSTGSTMVVPRVLLGRRGDRAWLTTVTDEPGVHPGELLYPAPAPRPVGPLSWDTGELTAREWGGVVADTVARIRAGELDKAVLARDLVARAEGPIDVRTLLERLHARYPQCFTFSVAGMVGATPELLLRREGEELSSLVLAGTRPRGADTEEDERLAEELMSSAKDVEEHGLAVDSLRDALAPLAEELAVPAWPHLLRLANVQHLATRAHARLRPGVSALDAVAALHPTAAVGGTPTATAMRLIDEVEGMDRGGYAGPVGWVDGAGNAEWGIALRSAHVDGATARLFAGCGIVAGSEPESEIAETESKFRPVREALTDG; encoded by the coding sequence GTGAACGCCGCTGTGTGCCCTCCCAAGCTCTTCGTCCGGACCGTTCCGCTGCGCGGCGGCGCCGACTCCCTGGTTCGCCGCCTGCCCGCCGGGGCCCCGCTGGCCTGGCTGACCGGCGACGACGGCCTGGTCGGCTGGGGCCGGGCCGCCCACTGGAGCCCGGACGCCGAGCCCGCGGGCACCGAGCCCACCGACACCACCCGGTTCACCGAGGCCGCCCGCTGGCTCAACGGGGTGCTGGAGCGGGCCGTGGTGGAGGACGAGGTCGGCCTGCCGGGCACCGGCGCCGTCGCCTTCGGCACGTTCACCTTCGCCCCCACCTCCACGGGCTCCACCATGGTGGTCCCCCGCGTCCTGCTGGGCCGCCGCGGCGACCGGGCGTGGCTGACCACCGTCACCGACGAGCCCGGCGTCCACCCCGGGGAGCTGCTGTACCCGGCCCCCGCGCCGCGCCCCGTCGGCCCCCTCTCCTGGGACACCGGTGAGCTCACCGCCCGGGAGTGGGGCGGCGTCGTCGCGGACACCGTCGCGCGCATCCGCGCCGGGGAGCTCGACAAGGCGGTGCTGGCCCGCGACCTCGTCGCCCGGGCCGAGGGCCCCATCGACGTGCGCACCCTGCTGGAGCGGCTGCACGCCCGCTACCCGCAGTGCTTCACGTTCTCGGTCGCGGGCATGGTCGGCGCCACCCCCGAACTGCTGCTGCGCCGGGAGGGCGAGGAGCTGTCCTCCCTGGTGCTGGCGGGCACCCGCCCGCGCGGCGCCGACACGGAGGAGGACGAGCGGCTCGCGGAGGAGCTGATGTCCTCGGCCAAGGACGTGGAGGAGCACGGGCTGGCGGTGGACTCCCTGCGCGACGCCCTGGCCCCCCTCGCCGAGGAGCTGGCGGTCCCGGCCTGGCCGCACCTGCTGCGGCTGGCCAACGTCCAGCACTTGGCCACCCGCGCGCACGCCCGGCTGCGGCCGGGGGTGTCGGCGCTGGACGCCGTGGCGGCCCTGCACCCGACCGCCGCCGTGGGCGGCACCCCCACCGCCACCGCGATGCGCCTCATCGACGAGGTGGAGGGCATGGACCGGGGCGGCTACGCGGGACCGGTCGGCTGGGTGGACGGCGCGGGCAACGCCGAATGGGGCATCGCCCTGCGCAGCGCCCACGTGGACGGGGCGACGGCCCGGCTGTTCGCCGGGTGCGGGATCGTCGCCGGGTCCGAGCCGGAGTCGGAGATCGCCGAGACCGAGTCCAAGTTCCGGCCGGTGCGCGAGGCCCTCACCGACGGGTGA